The following are encoded in a window of Aromatoleum petrolei genomic DNA:
- the rplV gene encoding 50S ribosomal protein L22, protein METKAILRGVRLSAQKGRLVADQVRGKPVDQALNILAFSPKKGAQIIRKVVESAIANAEHNDGADIDTLKVKTIYVEEGTSLKRFTARAKGRGNRILKPTCHVYVTVGE, encoded by the coding sequence ATGGAAACCAAAGCAATCCTCCGCGGTGTGCGCCTGTCGGCTCAGAAGGGCCGGCTGGTTGCGGACCAAGTGCGGGGCAAGCCGGTTGATCAGGCCCTGAACATTCTCGCCTTCTCGCCGAAGAAGGGCGCGCAGATCATCCGCAAGGTCGTCGAGTCGGCGATCGCGAACGCCGAACACAACGATGGCGCAGACATCGACACCCTCAAGGTGAAGACGATCTACGTCGAGGAAGGTACGTCGCTGAAGCGGTTTACGGCGCGGGCAAAGGGGCGTGGCAATCGCATCCTGAAACCGACGTGCCATGTCTACGTGACCGTCGGGGAGTAA
- the rpsS gene encoding 30S ribosomal protein S19 translates to MARSIKKGPFVDAHLLKKVDAVRASNDKRPIKTWSRRSTVLPDFVGLTIAVHNGRQHVPVFVSENMVGHKLGEFALTRTFKGHAASKKAKR, encoded by the coding sequence ATGGCACGTTCAATCAAAAAAGGCCCGTTTGTCGACGCGCACCTCCTCAAGAAGGTCGACGCCGTTCGGGCGAGCAACGATAAGCGTCCGATCAAGACGTGGTCGCGCCGTTCGACGGTGCTGCCGGATTTCGTCGGTCTCACGATCGCGGTGCATAACGGCCGCCAGCACGTTCCGGTGTTTGTCTCCGAGAACATGGTTGGCCACAAGCTGGGCGAGTTCGCGCTGACCCGTACGTTCAAGGGTCATGCCGCGAGCAAGAAGGCGAAGAGGTAA
- the rplB gene encoding 50S ribosomal protein L2, translating to MALVKLKPTSAGRRAMVKVVNADLFKGRPLASLVEKQSKNAGRNNNGHITVRHKGGGHKQHYRLVDFRRNKDGIAARVERIEYDPNRSANIALICYADGERAYIIAPKGLDVGAQVMSGAEAPIKPGNVLPIRNIPVGSTIHCVEMMPGKGAQIARAAGTSVQLLAREGAYAQIRLRSGEVRRVHVECRAAIGVVGNEEHGLRKIGKAGANRWRGIRPTVRGVAMNPVDHPHGGGEGRTGEGGVPRSPWGQPAKGYRTRSNKRTDTMIVQRRHKR from the coding sequence ATGGCACTGGTAAAACTCAAGCCTACGTCTGCCGGCCGTCGCGCGATGGTCAAGGTGGTGAATGCCGACCTTTTCAAGGGTCGTCCGCTCGCCTCGCTGGTCGAGAAGCAGTCGAAGAACGCCGGCCGTAACAACAACGGCCACATCACCGTTCGGCACAAGGGTGGCGGTCATAAGCAGCACTACCGCCTGGTCGATTTTCGGCGCAACAAGGATGGTATCGCGGCGCGCGTCGAGCGCATCGAATACGATCCGAACCGTTCGGCGAACATCGCTCTGATCTGTTATGCCGACGGCGAGCGTGCGTACATCATCGCTCCGAAGGGGCTGGATGTCGGTGCTCAGGTGATGAGCGGCGCGGAAGCTCCGATCAAGCCGGGCAATGTCCTGCCGATCCGCAATATTCCCGTCGGTTCGACGATTCACTGCGTCGAGATGATGCCTGGCAAGGGTGCGCAGATCGCGCGCGCTGCCGGTACTTCGGTGCAGCTCCTGGCGCGTGAAGGCGCCTATGCCCAGATTCGTCTGCGCTCCGGCGAAGTGCGCCGCGTGCATGTCGAGTGCCGTGCCGCGATTGGTGTCGTGGGCAACGAAGAGCATGGTCTGCGCAAGATCGGCAAGGCCGGTGCAAACCGCTGGCGTGGTATTCGCCCGACCGTTCGCGGTGTGGCGATGAACCCGGTTGATCACCCGCATGGTGGCGGCGAAGGCCGCACCGGCGAGGGCGGCGTTCCGCGCAGCCCGTGGGGTCAGCCTGCGAAGGGTTATCGCACGCGCAGCAACAAGCGCACCGATACCATGATCGTGCAGCGTCGTCACAAGCGTTAA
- the rplW gene encoding 50S ribosomal protein L23, giving the protein MSGFSQERLMQVLLAPQISEKATYVADKNEQVVFKVASCATKPEVKAAVELLFKVEVKSVQIANVKGKVKRFGKAMGRRKGWKKAFVCLKPGQEINFAAGE; this is encoded by the coding sequence ATGAGCGGATTTAGCCAAGAGCGTCTGATGCAGGTGCTGCTCGCGCCCCAGATCTCCGAGAAGGCGACCTATGTCGCTGACAAGAATGAGCAGGTGGTTTTCAAGGTTGCGTCGTGCGCGACCAAGCCTGAAGTCAAGGCTGCTGTCGAGCTGCTCTTCAAGGTCGAGGTCAAGTCGGTCCAGATCGCGAACGTCAAGGGCAAGGTCAAGCGCTTCGGCAAGGCCATGGGTCGCCGCAAGGGCTGGAAGAAGGCATTCGTTTGCCTCAAGCCTGGCCAGGAAATCAACTTCGCGGCCGGGGAGTAA
- the rplD gene encoding 50S ribosomal protein L4, which translates to MELKVLNDQGVQAATLQASDALFGRDYNEALIHQVVVAYMANARSGNRAQKGRSEIQKSTRKPWRQKGTGRARAGMASSPLWRGGGRIFPNSPEENFSQKLNRKMYRAGVASILSQLAREDRLAVVENFSVEAPKTKLLSQKLKGMGLDSVLVITDQFDENLFLSSRNLHKVLVLEVSETDPVALVHYDRVIVTKGALAKMEEAWQ; encoded by the coding sequence ATGGAACTTAAAGTATTGAACGATCAGGGTGTGCAGGCGGCGACGCTGCAGGCTTCTGATGCGCTCTTCGGGCGCGACTATAACGAGGCGCTGATTCACCAGGTTGTCGTTGCCTACATGGCTAACGCACGCTCGGGCAATCGTGCGCAGAAGGGGCGCTCCGAGATCCAGAAGTCGACCCGCAAGCCGTGGCGTCAGAAGGGTACGGGCCGTGCTCGTGCCGGTATGGCGTCGAGCCCGTTGTGGCGTGGTGGCGGTCGTATCTTCCCGAATTCCCCGGAAGAGAACTTCTCGCAGAAGCTGAATCGCAAGATGTATCGCGCTGGCGTTGCATCGATCCTGTCGCAGCTGGCGCGTGAAGACCGTCTGGCTGTGGTCGAGAATTTCAGCGTCGAGGCGCCGAAGACCAAGCTTCTGTCGCAGAAGCTGAAGGGCATGGGGCTGGATTCCGTGCTCGTGATCACGGATCAGTTCGACGAGAACCTGTTCCTGTCGTCGCGCAACCTGCACAAGGTGCTGGTGCTCGAGGTCAGCGAGACGGATCCGGTGGCCCTGGTTCACTACGATCGCGTGATCGTGACCAAGGGTGCGCTGGCCAAGATGGAGGAGGCCTGGCAATGA
- the rplC gene encoding 50S ribosomal protein L3, whose product MSLGLVGRKVGMTRIFAEDGRSVPVTVLDVANNRVTQVKTPESDGYAAVQVAFGKRRASRVNKALAGHLAKAGVEAGHTFREFTVEPAQLAGLKAGDVISVELFAVGQKVDVTGTSIGKGFSGVIKRHNFSSNRASHGNSVSHNAPGSIGMAQDPGRVFPGKRMAGQYGNVTRTTQSLEVVRVDVERQLLLVKGAVPGSKGGDVIVRPAVKARG is encoded by the coding sequence ATGAGTCTAGGCCTTGTAGGACGCAAGGTTGGCATGACTCGCATTTTTGCCGAGGACGGCCGTAGCGTCCCGGTGACGGTGCTTGACGTTGCCAATAATCGCGTTACCCAAGTCAAGACGCCTGAAAGCGACGGCTATGCCGCGGTTCAGGTGGCTTTCGGCAAGCGCCGTGCGAGTCGCGTCAATAAGGCGCTCGCCGGGCATCTCGCCAAGGCTGGCGTCGAAGCCGGTCACACCTTCCGCGAATTCACCGTCGAGCCGGCGCAGCTGGCTGGCCTGAAGGCTGGCGACGTGATCAGCGTGGAGCTCTTTGCGGTCGGTCAGAAGGTCGATGTGACCGGTACCTCGATCGGCAAGGGTTTCTCGGGTGTTATCAAGCGTCACAACTTCTCGTCTAACCGTGCGTCGCACGGTAACTCGGTGTCGCACAACGCGCCGGGTTCGATTGGTATGGCGCAGGATCCGGGTCGCGTTTTCCCGGGCAAGCGCATGGCCGGCCAGTACGGCAATGTGACCCGCACGACGCAGAGTCTCGAGGTGGTTCGCGTTGATGTCGAGCGTCAGTTGCTCCTGGTCAAGGGAGCTGTGCCTGGTTCGAAGGGCGGCGACGTGATCGTCCGTCCGGCCGTCAAGGCCCGTGGCTGA
- the rpsJ gene encoding 30S ribosomal protein S10, whose translation MQNQKIRIRLKAFDYRLIDQSALEIVDTAKRTGAVVRGPVPLPTRIERFDLLRSPHVNKTSRDQFEIRTHQRLMDIIDPTDKTVDALMKLDLPAGVDVEIKLQ comes from the coding sequence ATGCAAAACCAGAAGATTCGTATCCGCCTCAAGGCTTTCGACTACCGTCTGATCGATCAGTCGGCGCTCGAGATCGTCGACACCGCGAAGCGTACCGGTGCCGTCGTTCGCGGTCCTGTGCCGCTGCCGACCCGGATCGAGCGCTTCGACCTTCTGCGTTCGCCGCACGTCAATAAGACTTCGCGCGACCAGTTCGAAATCCGCACGCACCAGCGCCTGATGGATATCATCGATCCGACCGACAAGACCGTCGATGCGCTGATGAAGCTGGACCTGCCGGCCGGTGTCGACGTCGAGATCAAGCTGCAGTAA